In one Chryseobacterium camelliae genomic region, the following are encoded:
- a CDS encoding prolyl oligopeptidase family serine peptidase, with the protein MHKRKIEQNLILLLLIITINQAFGQKKEFRDTKVDSLTFLNNRKLLNSLNTGSFQKKIFVENDLKIPYRFLTPKNNRKNEKFPLVITFHNSTRIGNDNENQLEPFAKIWLRDEIYEKYQCYVVAPQFNKRSTNYETNEKGVQISKPSNEVSALLKLIKDLEKEYPNIDKNRIYLIGYSMGGSTSQNLMNLQPNTFAAIVSVAAVPDLSNLNKIKEKHIWLIHGKNDDENPYIGSVELYNKLSSNKKLIFTTFTNLNHNNIVIPFLITDEIPKWLFEKHR; encoded by the coding sequence ATGCATAAAAGAAAAATTGAACAGAATCTGATACTCCTTTTATTGATAATCACAATAAATCAAGCTTTTGGACAAAAGAAAGAATTTCGCGACACAAAAGTTGACAGTCTCACATTTTTAAACAATAGAAAACTATTAAATAGCTTAAATACCGGTAGTTTTCAAAAGAAAATTTTTGTAGAAAATGACCTTAAAATTCCTTACAGATTTCTAACTCCTAAAAACAACCGAAAAAACGAAAAATTCCCGTTGGTTATTACATTTCATAATTCTACAAGAATCGGAAACGACAATGAAAACCAACTTGAACCCTTCGCGAAAATATGGCTACGAGATGAAATTTATGAAAAATATCAATGTTATGTTGTTGCTCCACAATTTAATAAACGCTCGACAAATTACGAGACCAATGAAAAAGGTGTTCAAATTTCAAAACCATCCAATGAAGTTTCTGCTTTACTGAAATTGATTAAAGATCTTGAAAAAGAATATCCCAATATTGATAAAAACAGAATCTACCTGATTGGTTATTCAATGGGAGGCTCAACATCTCAAAATCTTATGAATTTACAGCCTAATACATTTGCAGCAATTGTTTCTGTTGCCGCTGTTCCTGATTTGTCAAATCTTAATAAAATTAAAGAAAAACATATATGGTTAATTCACGGTAAAAATGATGATGAAAACCCATATATCGGAAGTGTTGAATTGTATAATAAACTTTCATCCAACAAAAAATTGATTTTCACCACTTTTACAAATCTTAATCATAACAATATTGTGATTCCATTTTTGATAACGGATGAAATTCCCAAATGGCTATTTGAAAAACACAGGTAA
- a CDS encoding DUF4242 domain-containing protein, producing MPKYVIEREIPGAGQLTAEQLKGISQTSCGVLSKMGSQIQWLQSYVTGDKIYCVYIAPNEEMVREHARQGGFPANSVNEVATIIDPTTAE from the coding sequence ATGCCTAAATACGTAATTGAACGGGAAATTCCCGGAGCCGGCCAATTAACAGCCGAGCAATTAAAAGGAATCTCACAAACTTCTTGTGGGGTACTCAGTAAAATGGGTTCACAAATTCAATGGTTACAAAGTTATGTGACAGGTGATAAAATCTATTGTGTGTACATTGCACCCAACGAAGAAATGGTTCGGGAGCATGCAAGACAAGGCGGATTTCCTGCAAACTCTGTAAATGAAGTTGCTACCATTATTGATCCGACAACTGCCGAATAG
- a CDS encoding GNAT family N-acetyltransferase: protein MEPIEFNFGEYHFSTDRNKMDIPAIHDFLSNHSGWSNGIPIEKVELSIQNSLSFGVFHHHLQIGFARIISDFATIAYLGDVYLLDEYRGKGISKKLMDFIMSHPNLQGLRRWILLTTTADWLYEKYGFKKIPDPEIYMELHDPNVYKNKQL, encoded by the coding sequence ATGGAACCTATCGAATTTAATTTTGGCGAATATCATTTCTCTACTGACAGAAACAAAATGGATATCCCTGCCATTCATGATTTTTTATCCAATCATTCAGGCTGGAGCAATGGCATTCCTATCGAAAAGGTTGAATTATCTATTCAAAATTCTCTCAGCTTCGGGGTCTTCCATCATCATCTTCAAATAGGATTCGCAAGAATAATTTCAGATTTCGCAACCATTGCTTATCTGGGTGATGTTTATCTTCTTGACGAATATCGAGGGAAAGGCATTTCCAAAAAACTGATGGATTTTATCATGTCTCATCCCAATTTGCAAGGATTAAGAAGATGGATTTTATTAACAACCACAGCCGATTGGCTCTATGAAAAATATGGTTTTAAAAAAATACCCGACCCGGAAATCTATATGGAATTGCATGATCCTAATGTTTATAAAAATAAACAACTATAA
- a CDS encoding lysylphosphatidylglycerol synthase transmembrane domain-containing protein, giving the protein MEKKVKNPLKSLLTIVISLAIAGFFLWFALKDFDYESFRKSISKANYWWVLFAACFGIAAYWFRAIRWNLMLEPMGYQISNSNSLWSLSFGYLMNLTIPRSGEVARATALYGVEKVPVDQSFGTIILERVVDLVCMLAFLALTLIFKGDVILSFYKSSGIDLNPNKILLVLGVLIVGAVLFFVFKKRLANVPVLDKIIKFIDGIIQGLTSIFKLKQKGKFILYTIGIWVSYYFAAYLVCFALPETSGFTFDDGFLILVVGTLGMIVPASGGIGAFNLAMKYGFMALFISMGQSGQLGGEIGLTYSFISLPLQITIMMVMGLISIPMLAKSRNKAVAEKEFE; this is encoded by the coding sequence ATGGAAAAAAAAGTAAAAAACCCTTTAAAATCTTTACTAACCATAGTGATCTCGCTTGCAATTGCAGGCTTTTTTTTATGGTTTGCTCTTAAAGATTTCGATTATGAATCTTTTCGGAAGTCTATATCTAAAGCGAATTACTGGTGGGTATTGTTTGCTGCTTGTTTTGGAATTGCAGCGTACTGGTTCAGGGCAATCCGTTGGAATCTGATGCTGGAACCTATGGGATACCAGATTTCCAATTCCAATTCATTATGGTCACTCTCCTTTGGGTATTTGATGAACCTTACGATTCCCAGAAGCGGGGAAGTGGCAAGAGCAACCGCTTTATATGGTGTGGAAAAAGTGCCTGTCGATCAGTCTTTCGGGACCATTATCCTGGAAAGAGTAGTAGATTTGGTTTGTATGCTTGCTTTTTTAGCATTGACTTTGATATTTAAGGGAGATGTAATCCTGTCTTTTTACAAAAGCTCGGGAATAGATCTTAATCCCAACAAGATTTTACTTGTTTTGGGTGTATTAATTGTGGGTGCTGTCTTGTTTTTTGTTTTTAAAAAGCGATTGGCTAATGTTCCGGTTCTGGATAAAATTATCAAATTCATTGATGGAATTATACAGGGGTTAACTTCAATATTCAAACTGAAACAAAAAGGAAAGTTTATCCTTTATACGATAGGAATTTGGGTTTCTTATTATTTTGCGGCTTATCTCGTATGTTTTGCGCTTCCGGAAACCTCAGGTTTTACTTTTGATGATGGTTTTTTAATTCTTGTTGTAGGAACATTAGGAATGATCGTCCCTGCAAGTGGAGGAATTGGGGCTTTCAATCTGGCGATGAAGTATGGCTTTATGGCGTTGTTTATCTCGATGGGGCAAAGCGGTCAATTAGGGGGCGAAATTGGTTTGACCTATTCATTTATCTCTCTGCCATTACAGATTACGATTATGATGGTGATGGGGCTTATTTCTATTCCCATGCTGGCAAAATCGAGAAATAAAGCTGTTGCTGAAAAAGAATTTGAATAA
- the panD gene encoding aspartate 1-decarboxylase, translating to MLIEVFKSKIHRVRVTASDLNYIGSITIDEELIEAAGLVVGERVYIVNVNNGERFDTYVIKGKRKSGEVCLNGPAARKVQKDDIIIIIAYAQMTPEEAKDFQPKIVFPDEKTNLLT from the coding sequence ATGTTAATAGAAGTTTTCAAGTCTAAGATTCACAGGGTAAGAGTTACCGCTTCAGACCTTAATTATATCGGGAGTATTACAATCGACGAAGAGCTTATAGAAGCTGCGGGTTTGGTGGTAGGTGAAAGAGTATACATTGTAAATGTAAATAACGGGGAACGTTTTGATACCTACGTTATCAAAGGGAAGAGAAAATCTGGTGAGGTTTGTTTAAACGGTCCTGCTGCAAGAAAGGTACAGAAAGATGATATTATCATCATTATTGCTTATGCACAGATGACTCCGGAAGAAGCTAAAGACTTCCAGCCAAAAATCGTTTTCCCGGATGAAAAGACCAATCTTTTGACATAA
- a CDS encoding HU family DNA-binding protein, with amino-acid sequence MNKSELIDAIAKDAGITKVAAKAALESFIGNVTSTLKKKDGKVSLVGFGTFSVAERAARQGINPATKKPIKIAAKKVAKFKAGADLATAVSGAKKK; translated from the coding sequence ATGAACAAGTCTGAATTAATCGACGCAATCGCAAAAGATGCAGGAATTACTAAAGTTGCAGCAAAGGCTGCTTTAGAATCATTCATCGGTAATGTAACTTCTACTCTAAAGAAAAAAGACGGGAAAGTTTCTTTAGTAGGTTTCGGAACATTCTCAGTAGCTGAGAGAGCTGCAAGACAAGGTATCAACCCTGCAACTAAAAAACCAATCAAAATTGCTGCTAAAAAAGTTGCTAAGTTCAAAGCTGGAGCAGATTTAGCTACTGCAGTTTCTGGTGCTAAGAAAAAATAA
- the pdxH gene encoding pyridoxamine 5'-phosphate oxidase, with protein MENLHHKRKVYEKSQLVESEIKQNPMEQFRDWFLEASESPSISEANAMAISTVEEDGCPRTRMVLLKSYTYEGFIFYTNYDSKKGKSIERTHKACLHFFWPGLERQIIIKADLERIAENLSDGYFHSRPKGSQLGAAVSPQSQKIPNREFLEEKLKDLEEKYENTEVPRPENWGGYIAKPYEIEFWQGRPNRLHDRIVYQLQDLDWKISRLAP; from the coding sequence ATGGAAAACCTGCACCACAAAAGAAAAGTGTATGAGAAATCCCAACTTGTTGAAAGTGAGATAAAACAAAATCCGATGGAGCAATTTAGGGACTGGTTTTTGGAGGCAAGTGAGAGCCCAAGCATTTCTGAAGCGAATGCTATGGCAATTTCTACCGTGGAAGAAGATGGTTGTCCGCGTACAAGAATGGTTTTGCTGAAGTCATATACATATGAAGGATTTATTTTTTACACTAACTATGATAGCAAAAAAGGAAAATCTATAGAGAGAACCCATAAAGCTTGTCTGCATTTCTTTTGGCCGGGTTTAGAGAGACAGATCATTATTAAGGCAGACCTGGAAAGAATTGCTGAAAATCTTAGTGACGGATACTTTCATTCAAGACCGAAAGGAAGTCAGTTGGGAGCGGCGGTTTCTCCACAAAGCCAGAAAATTCCAAACAGGGAGTTTTTAGAAGAAAAATTAAAAGATTTAGAAGAAAAATACGAAAATACGGAAGTGCCGAGACCTGAAAATTGGGGCGGCTATATTGCCAAGCCTTACGAAATAGAATTCTGGCAGGGCAGACCCAACAGGTTACACGACAGAATTGTATATCAATTACAAGATCTCGACTGGAAAATATCAAGATTAGCGCCTTAA
- a CDS encoding YqgE/AlgH family protein gives MNYSYKGKILISTPDISGDIFSRSVVLIIEHNESGAFGLILNKKNNQMSGKFKNLSDFPIEVYDGGPVENDKVFFIVKGKKVTEAYSEITDEFYLTEDIENIMSAILSNELKIEDIKIFSGYSGWTAQQLDSEVLKKLWTVVEIYNLDYTLPNDQTLWKSIMQNLGGEFLLWANAPEDISLN, from the coding sequence ATGAATTACTCTTACAAAGGTAAAATATTAATTTCCACACCCGATATTTCCGGCGATATTTTTTCAAGATCGGTTGTTCTTATCATTGAACACAACGAAAGCGGTGCGTTTGGTCTGATCTTAAATAAAAAAAACAACCAAATGAGCGGTAAATTTAAAAACCTTTCTGATTTTCCCATTGAAGTTTATGATGGCGGACCTGTCGAGAATGACAAAGTTTTCTTCATTGTGAAAGGAAAAAAAGTGACGGAAGCATATTCTGAGATAACGGATGAATTCTATCTGACAGAAGATATTGAAAACATTATGAGCGCCATTCTGAGTAACGAATTAAAGATTGAGGATATAAAAATATTTTCCGGGTATTCCGGATGGACGGCTCAGCAACTGGACAGTGAAGTCCTTAAAAAACTGTGGACCGTTGTAGAAATTTACAATCTTGATTATACATTACCTAATGACCAAACCCTCTGGAAATCGATCATGCAAAATCTCGGTGGAGAGTTTTTACTTTGGGCCAATGCACCGGAAGACATTTCTCTAAATTAA